A window from Kovacikia minuta CCNUW1 encodes these proteins:
- a CDS encoding pentapeptide repeat-containing protein — protein sequence MRQLKRYLSDAPKPLLLQVGIVVLLVLPPLWWVQQNNVNALSQRIDQLEQQINNPKLAIAPKDRLALKKDLAGLEKDRVSLQNNIYTTLVQALGGAFFFVTAYLTWRNVKATEEKQITERFSKAVEMLGSDKIEVRLGGIYALERISKDSVKDYWTIIEILTGFVRERSRSRWEQEKPQLGGIKEATHPPTDIQAVLTVLKHRALSYGKGEEYRPNLRLADFSRLILPKSTLKEMDLWGANFQNSVLQESKLMGANLAEANLSNTNLNLADFSNATLAGANLSGAEMRGADLSGADLSGADLRGVALNGADLSGANLEGADLEGATLWNTILRGAKLGASRNLTGEQIKRTVIDQKTEIPAHLLQTRTSQSEPSQAELPNSKQP from the coding sequence ATGCGCCAGCTTAAGCGTTACCTTTCAGATGCCCCAAAGCCTTTGCTGTTGCAGGTTGGGATTGTTGTCCTGTTAGTGTTGCCGCCACTCTGGTGGGTGCAGCAGAACAACGTCAATGCATTGAGCCAGCGAATTGACCAATTAGAGCAGCAGATTAATAACCCGAAACTGGCGATCGCTCCCAAAGACCGACTGGCTCTAAAGAAGGATTTGGCAGGGCTGGAGAAAGATAGGGTTAGTTTACAGAACAATATTTATACGACCCTGGTTCAGGCTCTAGGAGGAGCTTTCTTCTTTGTGACCGCCTATCTAACCTGGCGCAACGTGAAGGCAACGGAGGAAAAGCAGATCACAGAGCGCTTCAGTAAAGCAGTTGAGATGTTAGGTAGTGACAAAATAGAAGTTCGCTTGGGAGGAATTTATGCTCTAGAGCGAATTTCCAAGGATTCAGTCAAGGATTATTGGACAATCATAGAAATCCTTACAGGGTTTGTGCGTGAGCGTTCCAGATCACGTTGGGAGCAAGAAAAACCCCAATTAGGAGGCATAAAAGAAGCTACTCATCCTCCAACTGACATTCAAGCAGTTTTGACAGTTCTAAAACATCGGGCACTGTCCTATGGGAAAGGAGAAGAATATCGTCCTAACTTGAGGCTTGCAGATTTTAGTCGGTTGATTTTGCCTAAGAGCACCCTTAAAGAAATGGATCTATGGGGTGCTAACTTCCAAAACTCTGTCCTTCAAGAAAGTAAGCTCATGGGAGCCAACTTGGCTGAAGCAAATTTAAGTAATACTAACCTTAATCTGGCTGATTTTAGTAATGCCACCCTTGCAGGAGCCAATCTTAGTGGTGCTGAAATGAGGGGTGCCGATTTAAGTGGAGCCGATCTTAGTGGCGCTGATCTTCGTGGAGTGGCTCTCAATGGAGCCGACCTTAGTGGGGCAAATCTCGAAGGAGCAGACTTGGAGGGAGCTACTCTGTGGAACACAATTCTGCGTGGGGCAAAACTGGGAGCATCAAGGAATCTTACAGGTGAGCAGATTAAACGAACTGTCATAGACCAGAAGACTGAGATCCCAGCCCATCTACTTCAGACGCGCACATCGCAATCGGAACCCTCGCAAGCAGAGCTACCAAACTCGAAGCAACCATAA